Proteins encoded in a region of the Panthera uncia isolate 11264 chromosome B2 unlocalized genomic scaffold, Puncia_PCG_1.0 HiC_scaffold_24, whole genome shotgun sequence genome:
- the LOC125938866 gene encoding high mobility group protein B1-like translates to MSSYSFFVLASREERKKHPDASVSFSEFSRKCSERWKTMSAKEKGKLGDMAKVDKALYEREMKANIPAKGETKKKLQDSNAPKGPPLAFFLFCFEYCSQIKEEHPSLSIGNVAKKLGETWNNTATDDKQSH, encoded by the coding sequence ATGTCATCGTATTCATTCTTTGTGCTAGCTTCCCGAGAGGAGCGCAAGAAGCACCCAGATGCTTCAGTCAGCTTCTCAGAGTTTTCTCGTAAGTGCTCAGAGAGGTGGAAGACCATGTCtgctaaagagaaaggaaaacttggaGACATGGCAAAGGTGGACAAGGCGctttatgaaagagaaatgaaagctaatATCCCCGCTaaaggggaaacaaaaaagaagttgCAGGATTCCAATGCACCCAAGGGTCCTCCTTTggcctttttcttgttttgttttgagtattGCTCCCAAATCAAAGAAGAACATCCCAGCCTATCCATTGGTAATGTTGCAAAGAAACTGGGAGAGACATGGAATAATACGGCCACAGATGACAAGCAGTCCCACTAA